A stretch of the Comamonas testosteroni TK102 genome encodes the following:
- a CDS encoding LysR family transcriptional regulator, with product MSLNFRSLDLNLLRVFDEVMSERSLTRAAHKLSITQPAVSNAMRRLREVLGDELLVRQGQGVEPTPRAQALWPVIREALQHLEGALAPDEFDPETASTTFVIAMADATAATLIPPLYPILAREAPGLGIRLLPLTTRDPRSLLDDGEADMAVGYFPAVLADLTARAQAGGLVAFDSRRLYEGEYLCVMRKDHPLAHVPLTLDNYCAARHMLVSFSGRSFGFIDEALASLGRSREVVLTVNQFFTAARVVINSDLLTILPRHFVPVTGMGDQLELRDLPFDVTPVHVDALWRRRGPHPQAYDWLLKTLTRSAEITFANGTAQVTQHG from the coding sequence ATGTCTTTGAACTTTCGCTCTCTGGATCTGAATCTGCTGCGCGTCTTCGATGAGGTCATGTCCGAACGCAGCCTCACGCGCGCGGCGCACAAGCTCAGCATCACCCAGCCGGCGGTCAGCAATGCCATGCGCCGGCTGCGCGAGGTCCTGGGCGACGAGCTGCTGGTGCGCCAGGGGCAGGGCGTGGAGCCCACGCCGCGCGCCCAGGCCCTGTGGCCGGTGATACGCGAGGCCCTGCAGCATCTGGAGGGCGCACTCGCGCCCGACGAGTTCGATCCCGAGACGGCCAGCACCACGTTCGTGATCGCCATGGCCGATGCCACGGCCGCCACGCTGATTCCGCCGCTGTACCCGATCCTGGCGCGCGAGGCACCGGGCCTGGGCATACGCCTGCTGCCGCTGACCACGCGTGATCCCAGATCCTTGCTCGACGATGGCGAGGCAGACATGGCCGTGGGCTATTTTCCCGCCGTGCTGGCCGATCTGACGGCGCGTGCACAGGCCGGCGGTCTGGTGGCGTTTGACAGCCGCCGCCTGTACGAGGGCGAGTACCTGTGCGTGATGCGCAAGGACCATCCGCTGGCGCATGTGCCGCTGACGCTGGACAACTACTGCGCGGCCCGCCATATGCTGGTCAGCTTCTCGGGCCGCTCCTTCGGCTTCATCGACGAGGCCCTGGCCTCGCTGGGGCGTTCGCGCGAAGTGGTGCTCACCGTCAACCAGTTCTTCACCGCGGCGCGCGTGGTGATCAACTCCGATCTGCTGACCATACTGCCGCGCCATTTCGTGCCCGTGACCGGCATGGGCGATCAGCTGGAGCTGCGCGATCTGCCCTTCGATGTCACGCCCGTGCATGTGGATGCGCTGTGGCGCCGGCGCGGCCCGCACCCGCAGGCCTATGACTGGCTGCTGAAAACGCTGACGCGCTCTGCCGAGATCACCTTTGCCAATGGTACGGCCCAGGTCACCCAGCATGGTTGA
- a CDS encoding metallophosphoesterase, with the protein MKIQLLSDLHLEVHPQFVAQPAAGADVLVLAGDIGSYQSSSQVDGENFGLERFSPLPQYAAWPTPVLFVPGNHEYDMQDFDEARLRLQRVCDKLGLIWLDRETVLMDGVRFIGTTLWSDFDAMAMHEGVSDATRLHRLREKAFRAANFYLQKTGGSRQGEPFLAAPMREESLLCQDWLRAALQQPFDGPTVAVTHFAPSLRSADPRYGLVPGTAGFCNVMDDFLPHAQLWLHGHLHCASDYIASGRRDDGSAWQCRVVANPLGYARKGEQDDFLPASTIDLSQVKMLTVPSP; encoded by the coding sequence ATGAAGATCCAGCTGCTGTCCGACCTGCACCTTGAAGTCCATCCCCAATTCGTGGCCCAGCCGGCGGCCGGCGCCGATGTGCTGGTGCTGGCCGGCGATATCGGCTCCTACCAGAGCAGCAGCCAGGTCGATGGCGAGAACTTCGGGCTGGAGCGTTTCTCGCCGCTGCCGCAATACGCGGCCTGGCCCACGCCCGTGCTGTTCGTGCCCGGCAATCACGAGTACGACATGCAGGACTTCGACGAGGCGCGACTGCGCCTGCAGCGCGTGTGCGACAAGCTGGGTCTGATCTGGCTCGACCGTGAAACCGTGCTCATGGACGGCGTGCGCTTCATCGGCACCACGCTGTGGAGCGACTTCGACGCCATGGCCATGCATGAGGGCGTGAGCGATGCCACGCGCTTGCACAGGCTGCGCGAGAAGGCTTTTCGCGCCGCCAATTTCTATCTGCAAAAGACCGGCGGCAGCCGCCAGGGCGAGCCGTTTCTGGCCGCGCCCATGCGCGAGGAAAGCCTGCTCTGCCAGGACTGGCTGCGCGCCGCGCTGCAGCAGCCGTTTGACGGGCCCACGGTGGCCGTGACCCACTTTGCGCCCAGTCTGCGCAGCGCCGATCCGCGCTACGGGCTGGTGCCCGGCACGGCCGGCTTCTGCAATGTGATGGACGACTTTCTGCCCCACGCCCAGCTCTGGCTGCACGGCCATCTGCATTGCGCCAGCGACTACATCGCCAGCGGCCGGCGCGACGACGGCAGCGCCTGGCAATGCCGTGTGGTGGCCAACCCTCTCGGCTATGCCCGCAAGGGAGAGCAGGATGACTTTCTGCCGGCATCGACAATTGACTTGAGCCAAGTCAAGATGCTGACTGTCCCCAGCCCTTAG
- a CDS encoding universal stress protein, with amino-acid sequence MKILLAVDGSAYTQKMLAYLTSHQEMLGTGHEYTIITVQPLLPPRARAALGKEVVEQYYDEESAKILQPVLEFLKGRGVEAHSISKVGPIADTIIHTAQDGKFDLIAMGTHGHGALGRLVMGSVSSQVLAGCTIPVLLIR; translated from the coding sequence ATGAAGATCTTGCTCGCTGTGGACGGCAGTGCCTACACCCAGAAAATGCTGGCCTATCTGACCTCGCATCAGGAGATGCTGGGCACGGGCCACGAGTACACCATCATCACCGTGCAGCCGCTGCTGCCGCCTCGTGCACGCGCTGCGCTGGGCAAGGAAGTGGTGGAGCAGTACTACGACGAAGAATCCGCCAAGATCCTGCAGCCCGTGCTGGAGTTCCTGAAGGGGCGTGGCGTCGAGGCGCACAGCATCTCCAAGGTCGGCCCCATTGCCGACACCATCATCCATACTGCCCAGGACGGCAAGTTCGACCTGATCGCCATGGGCACGCATGGCCACGGCGCGCTGGGCCGCCTGGTCATGGGCTCGGTCAGCTCGCAGGTGCTGGCGGGCTGCACCATCCCCGTGCTGCTGATTCGCTGA